One window from the genome of Microbulbifer sp. ALW1 encodes:
- the lolB gene encoding lipoprotein insertase outer membrane protein LolB, giving the protein MSRKAEVLSLSSFSLPYRSAQRALQLTAALLLLGVVGCSSQKPQPEQPPAQTSQAQSAASLQRWEAQGKLGVRSPKENGSANLTWQQANSNYRIHLSGPLGAGATVISGSPGGVSLQRGNEPAVFASNAGQLTEQIMGWPLPVSEMFYWVRGLAAPGAIAGQQKNAQGLLQGLQQAGWQLNFSGYQSVGPYQLPTRIKASTNQAAGPVSVTVVIKDWQPR; this is encoded by the coding sequence ATGTCACGGAAAGCTGAAGTTCTCTCCCTATCGTCTTTCTCTCTCCCCTATCGCAGCGCGCAACGCGCGCTGCAACTCACTGCGGCACTGCTGCTTCTGGGCGTGGTGGGCTGTAGCTCACAGAAGCCGCAACCAGAACAACCGCCGGCACAAACCTCTCAGGCTCAGTCCGCCGCGTCACTGCAGCGCTGGGAAGCCCAGGGCAAGCTCGGCGTTCGCTCACCGAAGGAAAACGGCAGCGCCAACCTGACCTGGCAACAGGCCAACAGCAATTACCGCATTCACCTGAGCGGCCCGCTGGGCGCAGGTGCCACAGTGATCAGCGGCTCCCCTGGCGGTGTCAGTCTGCAGCGCGGCAATGAACCCGCGGTATTTGCTTCCAACGCAGGACAGCTGACGGAGCAAATCATGGGCTGGCCACTGCCGGTATCAGAAATGTTTTACTGGGTGCGCGGACTGGCGGCTCCCGGCGCCATTGCCGGCCAACAGAAAAACGCCCAGGGTCTGCTGCAGGGACTGCAACAAGCGGGGTGGCAATTGAACTTCAGCGGTTATCAGTCCGTAGGTCCTTATCAGTTACCCACCCGCATCAAAGCCTCGACCAACCAGGCTGCCGGCCCCGTCAGCGTCACGGTCGTCATCAAGGACTGGCAACCCCGATAA
- the ispE gene encoding 4-(cytidine 5'-diphospho)-2-C-methyl-D-erythritol kinase encodes MTPFTLCAPAKLNLMLRILGRRDDGYHELQTVFQLLDYGDTLRFEARADNRIELSCPGVDVKAEDNLIYRAAQALRQVSGKPHLGATITVDKILPAGGGIGGGSSDAATTLLGLNQLWQCHLGLNQLADLGRQLGADVPVFVRGHSAFAEGVGERLTPVSITPKWYLVLTPACHVSTGALFSDPRLTRDSAAITLAALRDRRLNTHWLNTYAGNDFQPLVETLYPEVRQAREWLSQHGEAQLTGTGACVFAGFESEAAAHQVFALRPEGWKGFVAAGVDQSPAHRQLAKFAASV; translated from the coding sequence ATGACCCCCTTCACCCTTTGCGCGCCCGCCAAACTGAATCTGATGCTGCGTATTCTCGGCCGCCGCGATGACGGCTATCACGAGCTGCAGACCGTATTTCAATTGCTGGATTACGGCGACACTCTCCGCTTCGAGGCCAGAGCGGATAACCGGATCGAACTGAGCTGCCCCGGCGTTGACGTCAAAGCCGAAGACAATCTGATTTATCGCGCCGCGCAAGCCTTGCGCCAGGTCAGTGGAAAACCGCACCTCGGCGCGACCATTACTGTGGATAAAATTCTACCTGCCGGCGGGGGTATCGGCGGTGGCAGCAGCGATGCCGCTACTACGCTACTGGGGCTAAACCAGCTGTGGCAATGCCATCTGGGCCTGAACCAGCTGGCGGACCTGGGGCGGCAACTGGGAGCCGATGTGCCGGTCTTTGTACGCGGACACAGCGCGTTTGCCGAAGGCGTAGGCGAGCGACTGACCCCGGTATCCATCACGCCAAAGTGGTATCTGGTACTGACCCCCGCCTGCCATGTGAGCACCGGCGCGTTATTTTCCGATCCACGTTTGACAAGAGATTCCGCCGCAATTACATTAGCGGCCCTTCGCGACAGGCGGCTGAACACACACTGGCTGAACACCTATGCCGGTAACGATTTTCAACCGCTCGTAGAAACCCTCTACCCTGAAGTGCGGCAAGCCCGAGAGTGGCTTTCCCAGCACGGAGAGGCACAACTGACGGGAACCGGCGCCTGTGTTTTTGCCGGCTTCGAGTCAGAAGCGGCGGCACACCAAGTGTTCGCGCTGCGGCCTGAAGGATGGAAAGGGTTTGTTGCTGCAGGTGTTGATCAATCCCCTGCACACAGGCAACTCGCGAAATTTGCAGCAAGCGTCTAA